The following coding sequences lie in one Arachis hypogaea cultivar Tifrunner chromosome 4, arahy.Tifrunner.gnm2.J5K5, whole genome shotgun sequence genomic window:
- the LOC112794480 gene encoding uncharacterized protein, translated as MASPPEPPPPPPPELPPPPPDGEGLFESLDPSLGIKPESMASLYFKDLDTCGSEMRDMVMQVEPHKRADAMLAILEGYFKVRHYIYNRIMQGEIEVAALEHRLENSRQLAELSKSVTESESEASTLPSVNTKQLPAGSSTPLHSLPGYAETMKALEEDDPVPELGEVANSLYFRALRTRLPFGITRYYENQMKEDEIELDAARRALREFRIMDDLQDHVIHESYHSGNPEIIHGADARIEQFGDTMQEQNATKDKGKKIQNPPKDNAGK; from the exons ATGGCTTCTCCACCTGAACCTCCACCTCCCCCTCCACCTGagctaccaccaccaccaccagacgGTGAAGGTTTGTTCGAAAGCCTCGATCCGAGTCTTGGCATCAAACCTGAAAGCATGGCCTCTCTCTATTTCAAAGATCTTGATACTTGTGGTTCAGAAATGCGCGATATGGTTATG CAAGTTGAACCTCATAAACGCGCGGACGCAATGTTAGCAATTCTTGAAGGTTATTTTAAGGTCAGACATTACATTTACAACAGAATCATGCAAGGTGAGATTGAAGTTGCTGCTCTTGAACATAGGCTTGAGAATTCAAGGCAACTGGCAGAACTCTCGAAATCTGTAACTGAATCTGAATCTGAAGCTAGTACTCTACCTTCTGTTAATACTAAGCAG CTGCCCGCTGGTAGTTCTACCCCCTTGCACAGCTTACCTGGTTATGCAGAGACTATGAAG GCTTTGGAGGAGGATGATCCTGTTCCTGAATTAGGAGAAGTAGCAAACTCATTATATTTTAGAGCTCTGAGGACTCGACTCCCTTTCGGGATTACACGATACTATGAAAACCAGATGAAAGAGGATGAGATTGAACTTGACGCTGCACGACGTGCTCTTCGAGAATTTAGAATCATGGACGATCTACAAGACCACGTAATTCATGAAAGTTATCATTCTGGAAATCCAGAGATTATTCATGGTGCAGATGCTAGAATAGAACAATTTGGAGATACTATGCAG GAACAAAATGCAACAAAGGATAAAGGTAAAAAGATTCAAAACCCCCCTAAGGATAATGCTGGCAAATGA
- the LOC112797860 gene encoding UDP-glycosyltransferase 83A1 has product MILKHVLVLPFPAQGHVNPLMHLSHKLAQHGWKVTFVNTEFNHKRVVSAMNGKVSLEGSKVELISIPDGLGPEEDRNDLVGLALSMMRTMPFALEKVIRDINSLDGGRKRLTCIIVDTSMAWALEVVQKLGIKGALFIPLSAAIIAMEDNMQKLIEDGIIDSDGFPIRKGKFQVSPEMHTMDTAYLPWCCIGDPITQKNLYHYIVKLAQCSHLTNWWLSNTTYELEHGAISVCPKILPIGPLIESAKYRSMGQFWEEDLSCLNWLNQQPPSSVIYVAFGSLAIFDPCQLKELALGLELANKPFLWVVREDSNSINKLACIEEFQGRRAKIIKWAPQNSVLSHPAVACFISHCGWNSVMEGVSNGVPFLCWPYFADQLHNKAYICDVWKVGLGFEFDEKGIISRWEIKKKVDQLLADQNIRVRSKKMKEKVMNSIVEGGKSSENFNKFMDWLKE; this is encoded by the exons ATGATCCTCAAGCATGTTCTAgttcttccatttccagcacaaggGCATGTGAACCCTCTAATGCACTTGTCTCACAAACTAGCACAACATGGCTGGAAAGTTACTTTTGTCAACACTGAGTTCAACCATAAGAGAGTGGTGAGTGCAATGAATGGGAAGGTTAGTCTTGAAGGGTCAAAAGTGGAACTAATCTCAATCCCTGATGGGTTAGGACCTGAAGAAGATAGAAATGACTTGGTTGGTTTAGCTTTGTCAATGATGAGAACCATGCCTTTTGCTCTTGAGAAGGTTATAAGGGACATTAATTCTCTTGATGGTGGAAGGAAGAGACTCACTTGCATAATTGTTGATACTAGTATGGCATGGGCCTTGGAAGTTGTACAGAAGCTAGGAATCAAAGGGGCTCTCTTCATCCCTTTGTCAGCAGCTATTATTGCCATGGAAGATAACATGCAAAAGCTCATTGAGGATGGAATTATTGATAGTGATG GATTCCCTATCAGGAAAGGGAAATTTCAGGTATCTCCAGAAATGCATACTATGGACACAGCTTATTTGCCCTGGTGCTGCATAGGTGACCCAATCACACAAAAGAATTTGTATCATTACATTGTAAAGTTGGCACAATGTTCACATTTAACAAATTGGTGGCTCTCTAACACAACTTATGAACTTGAACATGGAGCCATATCAGTTTGCCCAAAAATCCTACCAATAGGGCCATTGATTGAGAGTGCTAAGTACAGATCAATGGGGCAATTCTGGGAGGAAGACCTCTCTTGTTTGAATTGGCTCAATCAACAACCACCTAGTTCTGTTATTTATGTCGCCTTCGGTAGCTTGGCGATTTTCGACCCTTGTCAACTCAAGGAACTGGCCCTTGGACTAGAACTTGCCAATAAGCCTTTTCTTTGGGTTGTACGTGAAGATTCCAACAGCATTAACAAACTTGCATGCATTGAAGAATTTCAAGGTAGAAGAGCTAAGATTATTAAATGGGCACCCCAAAATTCGGTGTTAAGCCACCCTGCCGTAGCTTGTTTCATTAGCCACTGTGGTTGGAACTCTGTTATGGAAGGTGTGTCTAATGGAGTACCTTTCTTGTGCTGGCCGTATTTTGCTGACCAGCTTCATAACAAGGCATACATATGTGATGTTTGGAAGGTGGGGTTgggttttgaatttgatgaaaaaGGGATCATATCACGTTGGGAAATAAAGAAGAAAGTGGATCAACTCCTCGCAGATCAAAACATAAGGGTAAGATCTAAGAAAATGAAGGAGAAGGTAATGAATAGCATTGTAGAAGGAGGGAAGTCCTCTGAGAACTTCAACAAGTTTATGGACTGGCTCAAAGAGTag
- the LOC112797861 gene encoding UDP-glycosyltransferase 83A1 — protein MNLKHVLVIPFPAQGHVNPLMHLSHKLVQHGCKVTFVNTEFIHKRVLTAMNKNVNLEGSKVELASIPDGLGPEEDRNDLPALALAILRTMPCALENLIRDIDSIDGGSNRVTAIVSDLNMAWALEIAHKLGIKGALINPSSAAVFALQDNMQKLIDDGIMDANGLPIKKGKFQLSPEMPIMDTDNTPWCNNFGDLTSQKTIYYYISKMMQHSHLTDWWLSNTTSELEPAALSLCPKILPIGPLMESTEFRSLGQFWEEDLSCLNWLNEQPPCSVIYVAFGSFTVFDPRQFEELALGLELTNMPFLWVVREDSNSKTQIAYPSEFQGTKGKILKWAPQQLVLNHPAIACFVSHCGWNSTMDGVSSGTPFLCWPYYADQLYNKNYVCDVWKVGLGFDLDQNGIISRWETKKKVDQLLGDQNIRIRSQKMKDMIINNIAEGGQSSENFNKFTKWLKE, from the exons ATGAACCTCAAACATGTTCTAGTtattccatttccagcacaaggGCATGTGAACCCTCTAATGCACTTATCACACAAACTAGTTCAACATGGCTGCAAAGTTACCTTTGTCAACACTGAGTTCATCCACAAGAGAGTGCTTACTGCAATGAATAAGAATGTTAATCTTGAAGGGTCAAAAGTGGAATTAGCCTCAATCCCTGATGGGTTAGGACCTGAAGAAGATAGGAATGACTTGCCTGCTTTAGCTTTGGCTATATTGAGAACCATGCCTTGTGCTCTTGAGAATCTCATAAGGGACATTGATTCTATTGATGGTGGGAGTAATAGAGTCACTGCCATAGTTTCTGATTTGAATATGGCATGGGCTTTGGAAATTGCACACAAGCTTGGAATCAAAGGTGCTCTCATCAACCCTTCTTCTGCAGCAGTTTTTGCCCTGCAAGACAATATGCAAAAGCTCATTGATGATGGAATCATGGATGCCAATG GATTACCAATTAAGAAAGGGAAATTTCAGCTCTCACCGGAAATGCCTATCATGGACACAGATAATACTCCATGGTGCAACAATTTTGGAGACTTAACATCTCAAAAGACTATATACTACTACATTTCAAAGATgatgcaacattcacatttaacAGATTGGTGGCTTTCCAACACAACAAGTGAACTTGAACCAGCAGCATTATCTTTGTGTCCAAAGATCCTACCAATAGGTCCACTTATGGAGAGCACCGAGTTTCGATCACTCGGACAATTCTGGGAAGAAGATCTCTCTTGCTTGAACTGGCTAAATGAGCAACCACCTTGTTCTGTTATATATGTTGCCTTTGGCAGCTTCACTGTTTTCGACCCGCGTCAATTCGAGGAACTAGCCCTTGGACTAGAACTCACCAACATGCCTTTTCTTTGGGTTGTGCGTGAAGATTCTAATAGTAAAACCCAAATTGCATACCCAAGTGAATTTCAAGGGACTAAAGGTAAAATTCTTAAATGGGCACCACAACAATTAGTACTAAATCACCCTGCTATAGCTTGTTTTGTAAGTCATTGTGGTTGGAATTCTACTATGGATGGTGTGTCTAGTGGAACACCTTTCTTGTGTTGGCCATATTATGCTGACCAACTATACAACAAGAATTATGTTTGTGATGTTTGGAAGGTGGGTTTGGGGTTTGACTTGGATCAAAATGGGATCATATCACGTTGGGAAACAAAGAAGAAAGTGGATCAACTCCTTGGAGATCAAAACATAAGGATTAGATCTCAGAAAATGAAGGACATGATCATAAATAACATTGCAGAAGGTGGCCAGTCTTCAGAAAACTTCAACAAGTTTACAAAGTGGCTCAAAGAATAA
- the LOC112797862 gene encoding UDP-glycosyltransferase 83A1, which translates to MGLKHVLVLPFPAQGHVNPLIHLSHKLVQHGCKVTFVNSDFNHKRVLNAIKNLEGSKMELVSIPDGLGPEEDRNDSGSLISATLRTMPSALEKLIRDINSMDGGNNRITCIVCDTYVSWALEIGQKLGIKGAVFTPTSAATVALVNNFPKLIEEGIIDPDDGFPIRKGRFQLSPEMPNMNIACLPWSCIGDLALQKLVYHYLIKTLKWSHLTTWWLSNTTNELEHGALSLCPNILPIGPFLKETSADVRSLGQFWEEDFSCLNWLNQQPPCSVIYVAFGSITVFDPTQFKELALGLELTNRPFLWVVREDFNNSVTNHKYPDEFKCTKGKIVKWAPQQMVLKHPAIACFISHCGWNSTIDGVSNGVPFLCWPYFADQLVDKTYICDVWKVGLGFDEDEKGIISRWEINKKVEQLFGDEDIKGRSKKLKDMIMNNTAKDGKSTQNLNKFVEWLNE; encoded by the exons ATGGGTCTGAAACATGTTCTAGTTCTGCCATTTCCAGCACAAGGCCATGTGAACCCTCTAATACACTTATCACACAAACTAGTTCAACATGGCTGCAAAGTTACCTTTGTCAACTCTGACTTCAACCACAAGAGAGTCCTTAATGCAATCAAGAATCTTGAAGGTTCAAAAATGGAACTAGTGTCAATCCCTGATGGGCTAGGACCTGAAGAAGATAGAAATGACTCTGGTAGTTTGATTTCAGCAACGCTGAGAACCATGCCTAGTGCTCTTGAGAAGCTCATAAGAGACATTAATTCCATGGATGGTGGGAATAACAGAATTACTTGCATAGTTTGTGACACATATGTGTCATGGGCCTTGGAAATTGGACAAAAGCTTGGAATCAAAGGTGCTGTTTTCACACCTACATCAGCAGCTACTGTTGCCTTGGTCAATAACTTCCCAAAACTCATTGAAGAAGGAATTATAGACCCTGATGATG GATTCCCTATTAGGAAAGGGAGATTTCAGTTATCTCCAGAAATGCCTAATATGAACATAGCTTGTTTGCCTTGGTCTTGCATTGGTGACTTAGCTTTGCAAAAGCTTGTATATCATTACCTTATTAAGACTTTAAAATGGTCACATTTAACAACTTGGTGGCTTTCCAACACAACCAATGAACTTGAACATGGAGCCTTATCCTTATGTCCAAATATCCTACCAATAGGACCATTCTTGAAGGAGACTAGTGCAGATGTTAGATCATTAGGACAATTTTGGGAAGAAGACTTTTCTTGTTTGAATTGGCTCAATCAACAACCACCATGTTCTGTTATATATGTTGCATTTGGTAGCATCACTGTTTTTGACCCGACCCAATTCAAAGAACTAGCACTTGGACTTGAACTTACTAATAGACCTTTTTTATGGGTTGTGCGTGAAGATTTCAATAATAGTGTTACAAATCATAAGTACCCTGATGAATTTAAATGCACTAAGGGTAAAATTGTCAAATGGGCACCCCAACAAATGGTGCTAAAACACCCTGCTATAGCTTGTTTTATTAGTCATTGTGGTTGGAATTCCACTATAGATGGTGTGTCCAATGGTGTACCTTTTTTGTGCTGGCCATATTTTGCTGATCAATTAGTAGACAAAACTTACATTTGTGATGTTTGGAAGGTGGGTTTGGGATTTGATGAAGATGAGAAAGGGATTATATCACGTTGGGAGATAAACAAGAAAGTGGAACAACTCTTTGGAGATGAAGATATTAAGGGAAGGTCGAAGAAATTGAAGGATATGATTATGAATAACACTGCAAAAGATGGCAAATCTACACAGAACTTGAACAAGTTTGTGGAGTGGCTCAATGAATAA
- the LOC112797863 gene encoding UDP-glycosyltransferase 83A1, which translates to MGLNHVLVLPFPAQGHVNPLMHLSHKLVQHGCKVIFVNTEFNHKRVLSAMNGKVTLDGSEVELVSIADGLGPEDDRSDMAALISSMVRTMPSDLEMLIRDINSRDGGSNRITGMVCDTYMAWALEIAQKLAIKGAIIIPSSSAMLALEDNIPKLIEDGIMDSDGFPIKKGKFQLSPKMPNMNITDMPWSCFSDASSQKTIFHYLARSIQWSHLTDWWISNTTIELEPGALSLCPKILPIGPIKESPKFRSLGQFWQEDHSCLSWLDQQPPCSVIYVAFGSFTIFDPNQFKELALGLELTNRPFLWVVRDDSNGSVTKHKYPNEFQGTKGKIVKWTPQPMVLKHPSIACFLSHCGWNSTMDGVSNGVPFLCWPYFADQFVDKAYICDFWKVGLGFEEDEKGIISRWEIKKKVEQLLGDEEIKGRSKKMKDMIMNNIAKDGKSTQNFNKFMKWLNE; encoded by the exons ATGGGTCTGAATCATGTTCTAGTTCTGCCATTTCCAGCACAGGGGCATGTGAACCCTTTAATGCACTTATCACACAAACTAGTTCAACATGGCTGCAAAGTTATCTTTGTCAACACTGAGTTCAACCACAAGAGAGTTCTTAGTGCAATGAATGGTAAGGTTACTCTTGATGGTTCAGAAGTGGAGCTAGTCTCAATTGCTGATGGGTTAGGACCTGAAGATGATAGAAGTGACATGGCTGCTTTAATTTCTTCAATGGTGAGAACCATGCCTAGTGATCTTGAAATGCTTATAAGGGACATTAATTCCAGGGATGGTGGGAGTAACAGAATCACAGGCATGGTTTGTGACACATATATGGCATGGGCCTTGGAAATAGCGCAAAAGCTTGCAATCAAAGGTGCTATCATCATCCCTTCATCGTCAGCTATGCTTGCCTTGGAAGACAACATTCCAAAGCTTATTGAGGATGGAATTATGGATAGTGATG GATTCCCCATTAAAAAAGGGAAATTTCAACTATCTCCAAAAATGCCTAATATGAACATAACTGATATGCCTTGGTCCTGCTTTAGTGATGCATCATCACAAAAGACCATATTTCATTACCTTGCAAGATCAATACAATGGTCACATTTAACTGATTGGTGGATTTCCAACACAACCATAGAGCTTGAACCTGGTGCATTATCCTTATGCCCAAAGATCTTACCAATTGGGCCAATAAAAGAGAGTCCTAAGTTTAGATCGTTGGGCCAATTCTGGCAAGAAGATCATTCTTGCTTGAGTTGGCTTGATCAACAACCACCTTGTTCTGTTATATATGTTGCATTCGGTAGCTTCACTATTTTTgacccaaaccaattcaaagaACTTGCACTTGGCCTTGAACTTACTAATAGGCCTTTTCTTTGGGTTGTGCGTGATGATTCTAATGGTAGTGTTACAAAACACAAATACCCTAATGAATTTCAAGGCACTAAGGGTAAAATTGTCAAATGGACACCCCAACCAATGGTGTTAAAACACCCTTCTATAGCTTGTTTTTTAAGTCATTGTGGTTGGAATTCTACTATGGATGGTGTGTCTAATGGGGTACCTTTCTTGTGTTGGCCTTATTTTGCTGATCAATTTGTAGACAAAGCATATATTTGTGATTTTTGGAAGGTGGGTTTGGGATTTGAGGAGGATGAGAAAGGGATTATATCACGTTGGGAGATAAAGAAGAAAGTGGAACAACTCTTGGGAGATGAAGAGATTAAGGGAAGGTCTAAGAAGATGAAGGATATGATTATGAATAACATTGCAAAAGATGGCAAGTCCACACAGAACTTCAACAAGTTTATGAAGTGGCTCAATGAATAA